The following are encoded in a window of Candidatus Anstonellales archaeon genomic DNA:
- the asnB gene encoding asparagine synthase (glutamine-hydrolyzing), whose translation MCGIAGFYLPKNLRAQPSILKKMADALVHRGPDAEGFFLEGPVGLASRRLSIIDIKGGNQPIYSADKNYVIIYNGEVYNFREIRKELERDGVAFATNSDTEVILQSHAFWGDDAVKKFNGMFAYALYERMSSRLLLARDRLGIKPLHYSHQENGIFFASEIKSLLASGAVEPKPNYQAILEYLAFQNIFSDKTFFDGVKNLPPGHIAIIEHGKIQLKKYFEPSFFYANRTVEEDASLFLKTAREAVKRHMIADVPVGCYLSGGFDSTTVTALACEVGKSRINSFTGYFGDKRYDEIDCAEAVAKKSGAKMHKIKITPKDFVEDIEKIVYYMDEPIAAMTAFSHYEVAKAVSKHVKVILTGHGGDEFFAGYPIYKLCLYNTLVKKSPLSLITALVEGFDLREIPRLFYFLFFPLLSPEASTGLFVLFDENERRLLLTNDFYEKTKNFSPKKELEKEVGKADLYDPEYLTRLYIKCYLPSLFFVEDRVGMAHSIESRTPLCDNELVALSCSIPIERKLHKNRLKYIVKEAMKGILPEILYRQSKKGFPTPLADWFRRSPIKDYVYSIFTSDKFKSRGIFNPDYCLHLLNSHCKSKPLFLDSELVTANKLWSILMVELWFRTFIDKPST comes from the coding sequence ATGTGCGGAATAGCTGGTTTTTATCTTCCAAAAAATCTAAGAGCTCAACCTTCCATACTCAAAAAGATGGCAGATGCCCTTGTCCATCGTGGGCCTGATGCCGAAGGCTTCTTTCTAGAAGGTCCAGTAGGACTTGCAAGCAGACGTCTATCCATTATAGATATAAAAGGCGGAAATCAGCCAATTTATTCCGCTGATAAGAACTATGTTATTATTTATAACGGCGAGGTGTATAACTTTCGTGAAATACGCAAAGAACTCGAGAGGGATGGAGTAGCTTTTGCTACTAACTCGGATACAGAAGTGATTCTTCAGTCTCACGCATTTTGGGGGGATGACGCCGTAAAAAAATTTAATGGAATGTTTGCTTATGCCCTTTACGAACGCATGTCTTCAAGACTCCTTCTTGCTCGAGATAGACTCGGTATAAAACCTCTCCATTATTCTCACCAAGAAAACGGCATTTTCTTTGCTTCTGAAATAAAATCACTTCTTGCAAGTGGCGCAGTGGAACCTAAACCCAACTATCAAGCTATTCTTGAATATCTCGCTTTTCAAAACATTTTTTCAGACAAGACCTTTTTTGATGGAGTAAAAAATCTCCCTCCAGGCCATATAGCTATCATTGAACACGGAAAGATTCAACTAAAGAAATATTTTGAACCCTCGTTTTTTTATGCAAACAGGACCGTTGAAGAGGACGCATCCCTTTTTTTAAAGACTGCAAGAGAAGCTGTAAAACGCCATATGATTGCAGATGTCCCCGTAGGTTGCTACCTATCAGGTGGATTTGATTCTACAACTGTAACTGCACTTGCATGCGAAGTTGGAAAAAGCAGAATAAACTCGTTTACAGGCTATTTTGGAGATAAGCGATACGATGAAATTGACTGTGCTGAGGCAGTTGCAAAAAAATCAGGAGCAAAAATGCACAAAATAAAAATCACTCCGAAAGATTTTGTGGAGGATATCGAGAAAATCGTTTATTATATGGATGAACCAATTGCAGCAATGACTGCATTTTCCCACTATGAAGTAGCAAAAGCAGTGTCAAAACACGTAAAAGTTATTCTAACTGGACATGGAGGAGATGAGTTTTTTGCTGGCTATCCAATTTACAAATTATGTCTATACAACACTCTTGTAAAAAAATCCCCACTTTCGCTAATTACGGCGCTAGTAGAGGGCTTTGATTTAAGAGAAATACCAAGACTTTTTTATTTTCTTTTTTTTCCTCTTCTCTCTCCTGAGGCCTCAACAGGTCTATTCGTTCTTTTTGATGAAAACGAGCGGCGTCTCCTCTTAACAAATGACTTTTATGAAAAAACTAAGAATTTTTCCCCAAAAAAAGAGCTTGAAAAAGAGGTTGGAAAAGCAGACTTATACGACCCCGAATATCTAACCAGACTTTATATAAAATGTTATTTACCTTCCCTGTTTTTCGTTGAAGACAGAGTAGGAATGGCTCACTCTATAGAATCTAGAACCCCTCTCTGTGACAATGAATTAGTGGCCCTCTCCTGTAGTATTCCAATTGAAAGAAAACTTCACAAAAACCGGCTCAAATACATAGTAAAAGAGGCAATGAAAGGAATTCTACCGGAAATTCTTTACAGGCAATCTAAAAAGGGATTCCCAACTCCACTTGCTGATTGGTTCAGGCGCAGTCCTATCAAGGATTATGTCTATTCAATCTTTACAAGCGATAAATTTAAGTCACGAGGTATCTTTAACCCAGATTATTGTCTACATCTTCTCAATTCTCACTGCAAATCAAAACCACTTTTTCTGGATTCAGAACTTGTAACTGCCAATAAGCTTTGGTCAATTCTTATGGTGGAGTTGTGGTTTAGAACCTTTATAGATAAACCTTCAACCTAA
- the wecB gene encoding UDP-N-acetylglucosamine 2-epimerase (non-hydrolyzing), translated as MKVATFIGTRPNISKEFAMHRAFSKLGIEEVLVHTGQHYDYEMSGIFFKEFELPTPSYHLGVRKGSECEQMSKIIKTSEKVLTKEKPDMAVVYGDVTSTSAPAISAVKCRIPVAHIEAGIRDRNLYNSEESNRRIADTLSDLLFPPTKEAYQNLVNEGFSEERIKNCGDVMLDCMNLILKKMNIKPKRGDYILSTIHRQENADNMQRLSEIFEAFSECGQKVIIPLHPRTRKNLKRFGLLNHIQNSENIEVLPPLGYFEFVSLLAGADKVVTDSGGVRREAYFLHKPVIVPINIVWFPELVEAGWMKVAITKKEILDALTSFELPSAHPELFGDGHAAEKIANEILNFEG; from the coding sequence TTGAAGGTTGCAACTTTTATAGGCACCAGACCAAACATAAGCAAAGAATTTGCAATGCATCGAGCATTTTCAAAATTAGGAATAGAGGAAGTTTTAGTCCACACAGGTCAGCATTACGATTACGAAATGTCGGGCATCTTTTTTAAGGAGTTTGAGCTTCCAACGCCTTCATATCACTTAGGGGTTCGAAAGGGTAGCGAATGCGAACAGATGTCAAAAATAATAAAAACATCAGAAAAGGTTTTAACCAAAGAAAAACCCGACATGGCGGTAGTTTATGGAGATGTAACCTCAACATCAGCGCCGGCAATATCTGCCGTAAAGTGCAGGATACCAGTAGCTCACATAGAAGCAGGCATCAGAGACAGAAACTTATATAATTCTGAAGAATCAAATCGACGCATTGCAGACACGCTATCCGACCTTCTTTTTCCTCCTACAAAGGAAGCATATCAAAACCTTGTAAATGAAGGCTTTTCAGAAGAGCGAATTAAAAATTGCGGTGACGTTATGCTCGACTGCATGAATCTCATTCTAAAAAAAATGAATATTAAACCAAAAAGAGGAGATTATATCCTCTCAACTATCCATAGACAAGAAAATGCAGACAATATGCAACGCCTTTCTGAAATTTTTGAAGCTTTCTCTGAATGCGGACAAAAAGTAATAATACCACTTCATCCAAGAACACGAAAAAATCTAAAGCGCTTTGGGCTTTTGAATCATATCCAAAACTCTGAAAATATAGAAGTACTCCCTCCTCTTGGTTATTTTGAATTTGTTTCACTTCTCGCAGGGGCAGATAAAGTTGTAACTGATTCGGGGGGTGTAAGAAGAGAAGCTTATTTTCTCCACAAACCAGTCATTGTGCCTATCAACATAGTCTGGTTTCCTGAGCTAGTAGAAGCTGGCTGGATGAAAGTAGCAATTACTAAAAAAGAAATTTTAGATGCACTAACTTCGTTTGAGCTCCCATCTGCTCACCCAGAACTTTTTGGTGATGGTCACGCTGCCGAAAAAATTGCAAATGAAATTTTAAATTTCGAAGGTTGA
- a CDS encoding nucleotide sugar dehydrogenase: MRISVIGIGRVGLPLALAFASKGVQVIGMDINEKYLQILRSKKMPFMEEGAEEILVKELGKNFTVTSNLADAMVSENIILTLGTPVDEHMNPDFSQIDSVLEKMLPYLRKGHLIILRSTVSPGTIDYITAYIEENSPFKVGKDIFLAFCPERLAEGKAIKELFSLPEIVGANDNKSKERAVEIFKRIKKEIYTTTAINAELLKLFTNMYRYINFAIANEFMIIAEQFGADIYQIVELSNKNYPRGGPKNPGLTAGPCLFKDGFFLTSKIAFPELIAAAWKINETIPSYLVERIKDFTTIRGKKVALLGLTFKADSDDTRESLSFKLIKILKRERAKVVLHDPFVKNDESIDSVISGADVLIIATAHSQYSKLGFQYFKSKIKPNCIIADIWNMFGKSSIVYQCPVG, from the coding sequence ATGCGAATATCTGTTATCGGAATTGGCAGAGTAGGTCTACCTCTAGCACTGGCATTTGCATCAAAGGGTGTGCAAGTAATAGGTATGGATATAAATGAAAAATATCTTCAGATTCTGCGCTCAAAGAAAATGCCATTCATGGAAGAAGGAGCAGAAGAAATACTCGTTAAAGAATTAGGTAAAAATTTTACCGTAACTTCAAACCTCGCTGATGCAATGGTCTCTGAAAATATAATTTTAACTCTCGGAACCCCTGTAGATGAACACATGAATCCAGATTTTTCTCAGATAGATTCCGTCCTCGAAAAGATGCTTCCCTATTTAAGAAAGGGGCACCTCATAATCCTGAGAAGCACCGTTTCTCCTGGCACTATAGACTACATCACAGCCTATATAGAAGAAAATTCTCCCTTTAAGGTAGGAAAGGATATTTTTCTTGCATTTTGTCCAGAAAGGCTTGCAGAGGGCAAAGCTATAAAAGAGCTTTTTTCACTTCCAGAAATAGTTGGCGCAAATGATAATAAGAGTAAGGAGCGGGCAGTCGAGATATTTAAAAGAATAAAAAAGGAGATTTACACGACTACTGCTATAAATGCGGAACTGTTAAAACTATTTACTAACATGTACCGCTACATAAACTTTGCAATAGCAAATGAATTTATGATAATCGCCGAGCAGTTTGGAGCCGATATCTACCAAATAGTAGAACTTTCAAACAAAAATTACCCACGCGGAGGCCCAAAAAACCCGGGTCTTACCGCAGGTCCGTGTCTGTTTAAAGACGGTTTTTTTCTCACCAGTAAAATAGCGTTTCCTGAGCTAATTGCAGCCGCTTGGAAAATAAACGAAACTATCCCCTCCTACCTAGTGGAAAGAATAAAGGACTTTACTACCATTAGAGGTAAGAAAGTGGCGCTGCTGGGACTTACATTTAAGGCAGATTCAGACGATACACGAGAATCTCTTTCTTTCAAATTAATAAAAATACTAAAACGGGAAAGAGCAAAGGTCGTTTTGCATGACCCATTTGTAAAAAATGACGAGTCAATCGACTCTGTGATAAGTGGAGCAGACGTTTTAATAATCGCAACAGCTCATTCACAATACTCTAAACTTGGTTTTCAATATTTCAAATCCAAGATAAAACCCAACTGCATTATTGCAGATATATGGAACATGTTTGGAAAATCATCTATTGTATACCAATGTCCTGTGGGATGA
- a CDS encoding glycosyltransferase family 2 protein has product MFCIKKTVSIILPTKNESETLEQILLSILFEFSNSNYTPQIIIADDNSTDGTKEIMEKFATRYPNKIIPLHRSPPYGFGLSVAEAINKASGFATIIMMADFSDRPSDAIKMAEKIEEGFDIVFSTRFSKGGKAHKYPLLKYLANRSFNNVLRILFLIPYSDTSNAFKAYKTELIKSLTPTSKGFEITIELPLLAIMNGAKACEIPVFWSNRDRGVPKWNILNAFIRYSTKLTELFFLRFVSSKTKISRS; this is encoded by the coding sequence GTGTTTTGTATAAAAAAAACAGTTTCAATAATCCTCCCAACAAAAAACGAATCAGAGACTCTCGAACAGATTTTATTATCTATACTTTTCGAATTCTCAAACTCCAACTATACTCCACAAATAATTATAGCCGATGACAACAGCACAGATGGAACAAAAGAGATTATGGAAAAGTTTGCAACACGATATCCTAACAAGATAATCCCTCTTCACCGTTCTCCACCATACGGATTTGGCTTATCTGTTGCCGAAGCTATCAACAAAGCTTCAGGCTTTGCAACTATCATCATGATGGCCGATTTCTCAGACAGGCCTTCTGATGCAATTAAAATGGCAGAAAAAATAGAGGAAGGATTTGATATAGTATTCTCCACGAGATTCTCAAAAGGGGGCAAAGCACACAAGTATCCTCTCTTAAAATACCTTGCAAATCGATCTTTTAACAATGTACTTCGCATTCTATTCCTTATCCCCTACTCTGATACGTCCAATGCCTTTAAAGCGTATAAAACAGAACTCATAAAATCACTTACCCCCACATCTAAGGGTTTTGAGATTACAATTGAGTTACCACTTCTTGCGATTATGAACGGAGCTAAGGCATGTGAGATTCCGGTTTTTTGGTCAAACAGGGACAGAGGTGTACCCAAATGGAATATTCTGAATGCATTTATCAGATATTCAACAAAACTCACAGAACTTTTTTTTCTGCGATTCGTCTCTTCAAAGACAAAAATTAGTCGATCCTAA
- a CDS encoding glycosyltransferase family 39 protein, with protein sequence MDRNDVLFLAPLLVISLIVRLLAAFLFIEEPTIPHDMGYYVEYAKFFDEGKPYDKIQSNKLPVVYGPATLVFYWGWSKIAGSDFLSLKIMPIVFDLAAIVVIYFIAKNIIGRLKAEYASFFYASFYLVLISSGALGNDDHIFMFFLLCGIFMAIEHRIALSGVLVGLASGFKPVPIAMAPLIMYYVYRKRGISDAVKFGIISALTFLIILVPFYLESGERALVPYTLTVNFEYFGAGGIAPINLGRIVAGGMENVLFYLENGEFIPFEKNPLKTTNKTPVNDFFVFLSKPLFYLSFLAFVIYAYLFKMKNPEIELFRNIVFLIFFSLLSSKVLTDLLFLYAIPALTILIASLKKDLEEFEYRRSEIAYFGIIMMAIIIFSLFYRERAPQNLIEGSLFAMFVVLAVVGTYSVFRKTGFASGISIFVLGCSLFAVNDASPLYVLKPLISILVPDASFGVETIHSYLIKTLNTLLSGFFVFSGAVLILLKAHNQLNSYQQMPS encoded by the coding sequence ATGGACAGAAATGACGTTTTGTTTTTGGCACCGCTTCTTGTGATTTCCCTAATTGTAAGATTGTTAGCTGCTTTTCTTTTCATTGAAGAACCAACTATACCTCACGATATGGGGTACTACGTTGAATATGCAAAATTTTTTGACGAAGGGAAGCCTTATGACAAAATCCAAAGTAATAAGCTTCCCGTAGTTTATGGTCCTGCAACTCTTGTGTTTTACTGGGGTTGGAGCAAAATTGCTGGAAGTGACTTTTTGTCTCTAAAGATTATGCCAATAGTGTTTGATTTGGCTGCAATAGTGGTGATTTATTTCATCGCAAAAAATATTATTGGAAGGCTAAAGGCTGAGTACGCTTCTTTCTTTTACGCATCATTTTATCTTGTTCTCATTTCCTCAGGAGCATTGGGAAATGACGACCATATATTTATGTTTTTTCTATTATGCGGGATTTTTATGGCTATTGAACATAGAATTGCTCTCAGTGGGGTCCTTGTAGGACTGGCTTCTGGCTTTAAACCTGTTCCAATAGCTATGGCTCCGCTTATTATGTATTATGTTTATAGGAAGAGGGGGATTTCGGATGCAGTAAAGTTTGGAATTATTTCGGCTCTAACATTTTTGATAATATTAGTTCCATTTTATCTTGAATCTGGCGAACGTGCACTTGTACCTTACACGTTAACAGTAAATTTTGAGTATTTTGGTGCTGGAGGGATTGCTCCAATAAACCTCGGAAGGATTGTTGCGGGGGGGATGGAGAACGTCTTATTTTATTTAGAAAACGGAGAATTTATCCCCTTTGAAAAAAACCCACTAAAAACTACTAATAAGACTCCTGTAAACGATTTTTTTGTTTTTTTATCTAAACCTCTATTTTATTTGTCTTTTTTGGCTTTTGTAATTTATGCCTATCTATTTAAGATGAAGAATCCGGAGATTGAACTTTTTAGAAACATAGTTTTCTTGATATTTTTTTCTCTTCTCTCATCGAAAGTTTTGACTGACTTATTATTTTTATACGCTATACCGGCGTTGACTATTCTAATTGCTTCGTTAAAAAAAGATTTGGAGGAATTTGAGTATAGAAGGTCAGAAATTGCGTATTTTGGCATCATAATGATGGCAATAATTATTTTTTCGTTGTTTTATAGGGAGCGGGCTCCGCAAAATCTCATTGAGGGAAGTTTATTTGCCATGTTTGTAGTCTTAGCTGTTGTTGGGACTTATAGCGTTTTTAGAAAAACTGGTTTTGCGTCTGGGATATCCATATTTGTTTTGGGTTGTTCTCTTTTTGCAGTAAATGACGCAAGTCCCTTATACGTACTAAAACCTCTGATTTCCATTCTTGTTCCTGATGCAAGTTTTGGTGTTGAGACAATACACAGCTATTTGATAAAAACACTCAATACGCTCTTGAGCGGATTTTTTGTGTTTAGCGGGGCAGTTCTGATTTTGCTTAAGGCGCATAATCAATTGAATAGCTACCAGCAAATGCCTTCGTAA
- the galU gene encoding UTP--glucose-1-phosphate uridylyltransferase GalU: protein MRIKKAVIPAAGLGTRFLPATKAMPKEMLPVIDKPAIQYVVEEAACSGIRKVLIITGEGKRAIREHFRTANKRVIRLLEKRGKAEVINDLNGLNKIADIRYAKQSFPRGLGHAISCAKKFVGNEPFAVLLGDDIVVDSEMPCILQLAKEFERMNKPIIAVTAVPFSDVSKYGIVTVEGEGRVKRIKNLIEKPKHNEAPSNLAVIGRYIFTPDIFDYLKRTKPGLDGEIQLADALSMMISDKKEIYAYEFSGKRYDLGDKADYINATLRLALKRPELREKVIATIRSISEELG, encoded by the coding sequence GTGAGGATTAAGAAAGCAGTCATTCCTGCCGCGGGTCTTGGAACGCGATTTCTCCCAGCAACAAAGGCAATGCCAAAAGAAATGCTTCCAGTAATAGACAAACCGGCTATTCAGTATGTAGTAGAGGAAGCTGCATGTTCGGGGATAAGAAAAGTACTCATAATAACTGGTGAAGGGAAACGGGCTATAAGGGAACATTTTAGGACTGCTAATAAAAGGGTTATAAGGTTACTTGAAAAGAGAGGAAAAGCCGAAGTAATTAATGATCTTAACGGCTTAAATAAAATTGCGGATATAAGGTATGCGAAGCAAAGTTTTCCAAGAGGACTTGGTCATGCAATAAGTTGCGCCAAAAAATTCGTCGGGAATGAACCATTTGCTGTACTCCTTGGAGATGATATAGTAGTTGACTCAGAAATGCCCTGCATACTCCAATTAGCAAAGGAGTTTGAAAGGATGAATAAGCCCATAATTGCAGTAACGGCTGTGCCCTTTTCAGACGTTTCAAAGTACGGAATAGTGACTGTAGAAGGAGAAGGGAGGGTGAAGCGTATAAAAAATCTTATTGAAAAACCGAAGCACAACGAAGCTCCTTCAAATTTAGCAGTAATCGGGAGGTACATATTTACACCTGATATCTTTGATTATCTAAAAAGAACTAAACCGGGATTAGATGGTGAGATTCAGCTGGCTGATGCATTAAGCATGATGATTTCAGATAAAAAAGAGATTTATGCTTATGAGTTTTCTGGAAAAAGATATGATTTGGGGGATAAAGCGGATTATATTAATGCAACCCTTCGACTTGCACTAAAAAGACCTGAACTAAGGGAAAAAGTGATAGCAACTATCAGAAGTATTAGTGAGGAGTTAGGTTGA
- a CDS encoding glycosyltransferase family 39 protein — protein MLAINKKIVFVVLFAFVIRLVFSFLFSLPLSGDEMWHFLAAKNFASGLGFSSPYVDNYWGEVRVPFPATYRPPLFVVIAGAVMDFFGNSFYVMQIVNVVAGTIAVWILYLISKKMYGEPTAILAGLFAAINPIFISLSIGGESRMFFAVIFLLSVYFWICKKKDISGIFCGIAILTHQMGFALAVGFGIMMLLEKDGAFLNIRRFLLFFSSSLLALIILFLFNFTSSASVYVPFITEWEQMEKLEPPNLFEFDFKSAVSNTVQNIVRSVLPLPLSRGEDGLVRLNFDFINNPNLNYNSLSSVTTIVLLVLALLWIRARWKKKLEEGEKLFCCLSAGGLIVATLAAHFPAAYTYSFLFGVSFLIIILGTRRILEEDKRRRIILIMIVLICLLLQFVVFLGRPTEKPGIVAWIEKNVGMEERIMSKDCLEISFYTGRTCFITPHENNQKVMETAKKYGIKYMVQKAEENKLLKEQDRVVFGDSRWYIFRID, from the coding sequence ATGCTTGCAATCAACAAAAAAATTGTCTTTGTAGTCTTATTTGCATTTGTTATAAGATTAGTGTTCTCCTTTTTGTTTTCTCTTCCCCTGTCAGGAGACGAGATGTGGCATTTTTTGGCAGCTAAAAATTTTGCGTCTGGTTTAGGGTTTTCTTCCCCTTATGTTGATAATTATTGGGGTGAGGTCAGAGTACCTTTTCCTGCAACTTATAGGCCACCATTATTTGTAGTAATTGCCGGCGCGGTTATGGATTTTTTTGGAAACTCATTTTATGTAATGCAAATCGTTAATGTAGTTGCGGGGACTATAGCTGTTTGGATTTTGTATTTAATATCAAAAAAGATGTATGGAGAACCAACTGCCATATTGGCTGGATTATTCGCAGCGATTAATCCTATTTTTATTTCGCTTTCTATTGGCGGTGAGAGTAGAATGTTCTTTGCTGTAATTTTTCTTTTGTCTGTTTACTTCTGGATCTGCAAAAAGAAGGATATTTCTGGAATTTTTTGTGGGATTGCAATTCTAACTCACCAGATGGGATTTGCACTTGCTGTCGGCTTTGGAATTATGATGCTTCTTGAGAAGGACGGCGCTTTTCTGAATATTAGAAGATTCCTTCTTTTTTTCTCGTCGTCTCTGTTGGCTCTCATAATTTTATTTTTATTTAATTTTACAAGCTCTGCGTCTGTGTATGTTCCTTTTATAACAGAATGGGAACAGATGGAAAAACTTGAACCTCCAAACCTATTTGAGTTTGACTTTAAATCTGCTGTAAGCAATACGGTTCAGAATATAGTTAGAAGCGTGTTGCCACTGCCCCTTTCCAGAGGAGAAGATGGTTTGGTTAGATTAAATTTTGACTTTATTAATAATCCTAATTTAAATTACAATTCTCTTTCTTCAGTAACGACTATCGTACTACTGGTTCTGGCCTTACTATGGATTCGGGCAAGGTGGAAAAAGAAACTTGAGGAAGGAGAAAAATTGTTTTGCTGTCTCTCTGCTGGAGGATTAATAGTTGCTACACTAGCTGCGCACTTTCCAGCAGCTTACACTTACTCCTTTCTATTTGGAGTCTCATTTCTTATTATTATTCTTGGAACGAGAAGAATTTTGGAGGAGGATAAAAGAAGGAGGATTATTTTGATTATGATAGTATTGATTTGTCTCTTATTGCAGTTTGTGGTATTTTTGGGCAGGCCTACTGAAAAACCAGGTATAGTTGCGTGGATTGAAAAAAATGTTGGGATGGAAGAGAGGATAATGTCAAAAGACTGCCTTGAAATTTCCTTTTATACGGGTAGAACTTGCTTTATAACTCCACATGAAAATAACCAAAAAGTTATGGAAACTGCAAAAAAATATGGGATTAAATATATGGTGCAGAAGGCTGAAGAGAATAAACTACTGAAAGAGCAAGATAGAGTAGTTTTTGGCGATAGCAGATGGTATATTTTTAGGATCGACTAA
- a CDS encoding UDP-glucose/GDP-mannose dehydrogenase family protein: MKIAIFGAGYVGLVTGACLADMGNKVQFIDVSKEKVAQINSYCSPVYEPKLPELLKKNKARISATTDPQKALSDSEIIFICVGTPSLSNGTTDMSYLISVCREVGKAISNINHVPLIILKSTTPPQQIDFLISIIEKESGKSEGEGFYFCTNPEFLREGSAVTDFMNPDRIVVGCKKTKPKTIFSSLYKSIKAPLLFFDPKTAMMIKYASNAFLATKISFANEIGNICKKLGIDSYEVAEGMGYDKRIGRQFLNSGCGFGGSCFSKDILSLISQAKQLNINPRILISTLEVNRYQPAVLISILQERIGSLKGKRIGLLGLSFKPNTDDIRESPAIAVSKMLLSSGANVIAYDPAASENFKKAVPEVKCSKSKEEVIQNSDAILILSDWKEFEDIDTDKYVLEGKRILKKKKNNYEGICW; encoded by the coding sequence ATGAAAATTGCAATATTCGGGGCGGGATATGTTGGCCTAGTAACAGGTGCATGTCTTGCAGATATGGGCAATAAAGTTCAATTTATAGACGTATCTAAAGAAAAAGTAGCCCAGATAAATTCATACTGCTCTCCTGTCTATGAACCAAAACTTCCAGAACTTCTCAAAAAGAATAAAGCAAGGATATCCGCAACTACAGATCCACAAAAAGCGTTATCTGACTCGGAGATTATTTTTATTTGCGTTGGAACTCCATCCTTATCAAATGGGACAACTGATATGAGCTATCTTATCTCCGTTTGCAGAGAGGTCGGAAAGGCAATATCAAATATCAATCACGTACCATTAATAATTCTTAAAAGCACTACCCCCCCACAGCAAATAGATTTTCTTATATCCATCATTGAAAAAGAAAGTGGAAAAAGCGAGGGAGAAGGCTTCTATTTCTGCACAAATCCAGAATTCCTTCGCGAAGGAAGTGCAGTGACGGACTTTATGAATCCTGACAGAATAGTTGTTGGATGTAAAAAAACAAAACCGAAAACTATTTTTAGTTCTCTCTACAAGTCCATCAAGGCACCCCTCCTCTTTTTTGACCCAAAAACTGCAATGATGATAAAATACGCTTCAAACGCCTTTCTTGCAACTAAAATTTCTTTTGCAAACGAAATTGGAAACATCTGCAAGAAACTTGGAATAGATTCTTACGAAGTTGCAGAAGGCATGGGCTATGATAAACGCATAGGACGCCAATTCTTAAATTCAGGATGTGGATTTGGAGGAAGCTGCTTCTCAAAAGATATCCTTTCACTTATTTCGCAAGCTAAACAGTTAAATATAAATCCGAGAATCCTTATTTCAACGCTCGAAGTCAATCGCTATCAGCCAGCCGTCTTAATATCAATTCTGCAAGAGCGTATAGGTTCACTAAAGGGAAAAAGAATAGGGCTTCTCGGGCTATCATTTAAACCAAACACGGATGACATCAGAGAAAGTCCGGCTATAGCTGTCTCAAAAATGCTCCTGTCATCAGGTGCGAACGTTATTGCTTATGACCCAGCTGCGAGTGAGAACTTCAAAAAAGCAGTGCCGGAGGTCAAATGCTCCAAATCAAAGGAGGAAGTTATCCAAAACTCAGACGCTATCCTTATATTGTCTGATTGGAAGGAATTCGAAGACATAGACACTGACAAATATGTGCTTGAGGGAAAACGCATATTAAAGAAAAAAAAGAATAATTACGAAGGCATTTGCTGGTAG